One Streptomyces mobaraensis NBRC 13819 = DSM 40847 DNA segment encodes these proteins:
- a CDS encoding ATP-dependent DNA ligase, translating to MLLAELARVSAEVAAVRARSAKVALLAGLFRDAEPGEGPLVVPYLAGRLPQRRTGLGWSTLRDPPAPAGTPSLTVAEVDAALTAIAAVAGKGAQAERKRRVDALLARATEEEQRFLLRLIGGELRQGALDALAAEGLAAATGATPDAVRRAVMLGGSLGAVARALLADGPAALEAFRLHVGRPVQPMLAQTAKDVDDGLDRLGPCAVEEKLDGIRVQVHRDGAEVRVWTRTLDDITDRLPELTAVARELPVTSAVLDGEVIALDAAGRPHPFQDVAGRVGTRSGAQGGLPLSPVFFDALAVDGRDLLGLSTADRHAELARVVPEPLRVRRLVAADPADAETRAAARAFAADVLRRGHEGVVLKALDAPYTAGRRGASWLKVKPVHTLDLVVLAAERGHGRRTGRLSNLHLGARRPDGSFAMLGKTFKGLTDAMLEWQTRRLGELAVHDDGWVVTVRPELVVEIAYDGLQRSTRYPAGVALRFARVVRYREDKRAEDADTVETVLTSAAGARIRPVGEGPVGEEPVGEEPVGEGPAAENPTPPDPAAEGPTPQNPAAGNPAAEREPPA from the coding sequence ATGCTGCTGGCCGAGCTCGCCCGGGTGTCCGCCGAGGTGGCGGCGGTCCGCGCGCGGTCCGCGAAGGTCGCGCTGCTCGCCGGGCTGTTCCGGGACGCGGAGCCGGGCGAGGGCCCGCTCGTGGTCCCGTACCTGGCGGGCCGGCTGCCGCAGCGGAGGACCGGCCTGGGCTGGAGCACCCTGCGCGACCCGCCGGCCCCGGCGGGCACGCCCTCCCTGACCGTCGCCGAGGTGGACGCCGCGCTCACCGCCATCGCGGCCGTGGCCGGCAAGGGGGCGCAGGCCGAACGGAAGCGGCGGGTGGACGCCCTGCTGGCCCGGGCCACCGAGGAGGAACAGCGCTTCCTGCTCCGCCTGATCGGCGGCGAGCTGCGGCAGGGCGCCCTGGACGCGCTGGCCGCCGAGGGCCTGGCGGCGGCGACGGGCGCGACGCCGGACGCGGTGCGGCGGGCGGTGATGCTCGGCGGTTCGCTGGGCGCGGTGGCCCGGGCCCTGCTGGCGGACGGCCCGGCGGCGCTGGAGGCGTTCCGGCTCCACGTGGGGCGCCCGGTGCAGCCGATGCTCGCGCAGACGGCCAAGGACGTCGACGACGGGCTGGACCGGCTCGGGCCGTGCGCGGTGGAGGAGAAGCTGGACGGCATCCGCGTCCAGGTGCACCGGGACGGCGCCGAGGTGCGCGTCTGGACCCGCACCCTGGACGACATCACCGACCGGTTGCCCGAACTGACCGCCGTCGCACGTGAGTTGCCGGTGACGTCGGCGGTCCTGGACGGCGAGGTGATCGCCCTGGACGCGGCCGGCCGGCCGCACCCCTTCCAGGACGTCGCCGGGCGGGTCGGCACCCGGTCCGGCGCGCAGGGCGGCCTGCCCCTGTCACCGGTCTTCTTCGACGCGCTCGCCGTGGACGGCCGCGACCTGCTGGGGCTGTCCACCGCGGACCGGCACGCCGAACTGGCCCGGGTGGTGCCCGAGCCGCTGCGGGTCCGCCGGCTGGTGGCCGCCGACCCGGCCGACGCCGAAACCCGCGCGGCGGCCCGGGCGTTCGCGGCGGACGTGCTGCGGCGCGGCCACGAGGGCGTCGTCCTCAAGGCCCTCGACGCGCCCTACACGGCGGGCCGCCGGGGCGCCTCCTGGCTGAAGGTGAAGCCCGTGCACACCCTGGACCTGGTGGTGCTCGCCGCCGAACGCGGCCACGGCCGGCGCACCGGCAGGCTCTCCAACCTGCACCTGGGCGCGCGGCGGCCGGACGGCTCGTTCGCCATGCTGGGCAAGACGTTCAAGGGCCTGACGGACGCGATGCTGGAGTGGCAGACGCGGCGCCTGGGCGAGTTGGCGGTGCACGACGACGGGTGGGTGGTGACGGTCCGCCCCGAACTGGTCGTCGAGATCGCCTACGACGGGCTCCAGCGCTCCACCCGCTACCCGGCGGGCGTGGCCCTGCGCTTCGCCCGCGTCGTCCGCTACCGCGAGGACAAGCGGGCGGAGGACGCGGACACGGTGGAGACGGTCCTGACGTCGGCGGCGGGCGCCCGCATCCGCCCGGTTGGGGAGGGCCCGGTTGGGGAGGAGCCGGTTGGGGAGGAGCCGGTTGGGGAAGGCCCGGCGGCGGAGAACCCGACCCCGCCAGACCCGGCCGCGGAGGGTCCGACCCCGCAGAACCCGGCCGCGGGGAACCCAGCCGCGGAGAGGGAACCGCCCGCCTGA
- a CDS encoding alpha/beta fold hydrolase — translation MTISVTPPARTGEQRLSDGRVLGWAEWGPPDGTPVLFSPGAGTSRRLGFAAGAVAGEGVRLIALDRPGLGASSPAPGRTFAEFAADVREFADRRGLGRPAMAGHSQGAPFALACAAAGVTRALAVVAGADEVAEPRFADALPPELRSLVDLSVREPDAAERVFADFGPDRLWDLVMRSSPACDLKVYQEPGFAAAYREALDEGFRQGAAGYARDTVLAMGHWGIDLSSVTVPVDVWYGAEDTGHSPDLGRGLAARIPGAVRHVVPGTGGAVLWTAAREILRTLTAHADRPA, via the coding sequence ATGACGATCTCGGTGACGCCCCCGGCCAGGACCGGGGAGCAGCGGTTGTCCGACGGCAGGGTGCTGGGCTGGGCGGAGTGGGGTCCGCCGGACGGTACGCCGGTGCTGTTCTCCCCCGGCGCGGGCACGAGCCGGCGGCTCGGTTTCGCGGCCGGGGCGGTGGCGGGCGAGGGCGTCCGGCTGATCGCCCTGGACCGGCCCGGACTGGGCGCCTCCTCCCCCGCGCCAGGGCGGACGTTCGCGGAGTTCGCCGCGGACGTCCGCGAGTTCGCCGACCGCCGGGGCCTCGGCCGGCCCGCCATGGCCGGCCACTCCCAGGGGGCGCCCTTCGCCCTCGCCTGCGCCGCCGCCGGGGTGACGCGGGCGCTGGCCGTGGTCGCGGGGGCGGACGAGGTGGCGGAACCCCGCTTCGCGGACGCCCTGCCGCCGGAACTCCGCTCCCTGGTGGACCTCTCGGTGCGCGAACCGGACGCGGCGGAGCGGGTCTTCGCCGACTTCGGCCCGGACCGCCTGTGGGACCTGGTCATGCGGTCCAGCCCCGCCTGCGACCTGAAGGTCTATCAGGAACCGGGCTTCGCCGCCGCGTACCGCGAGGCGCTGGACGAAGGCTTCCGGCAGGGCGCCGCGGGCTACGCCCGGGACACCGTCCTCGCGATGGGGCACTGGGGGATCGACCTCTCGTCCGTCACCGTCCCCGTGGACGTCTGGTACGGGGCGGAGGACACCGGCCACTCCCCCGACCTCGGACGCGGCCTGGCCGCGCGGATCCCCGGGGCCGTCCGGCACGTCGTACCGGGCACCGGCGGCGCCGTCCTGTGGACGGCGGCCCGGGAGATCCTCCGGACCCTGACGGCACACGCGGACCGGCCGGCCTGA
- a CDS encoding glycoside hydrolase, translating to MRITTSRHAARAVAVALAATLPCVSLAGSADAAPAPSRAATAGPRIHGGLVDIPVRGGTATVDTATLRVTARAAGGGTAELSAPAAGALGAPGRVSATADGARWDYPRAGLSVTARADHGRLLVSVKAGGTADTTLNWPVTGADRAASSLQLARGEGLSLPVADPFWNSPRAGLVDGETPVDSGLSLPLWGYGLGPGRGVGYLVPTDIGTTLRVTSEGGRLRTAAAHRFSRGEGTTEYTVAFALTDGSPVAPAREYRAWLAEHGRLGSLRRKAEALPATKKLLGAFHAYTWGQARTADGVRALRALGVDRMWLGYDADDTPMDAKAVAAAKEAGYLVGPYDSFANGQDPKTSDAPTSVWPGTVYPDFCVRRADGKPEPGFHDRGCYLSSEAFEKAEAGKHYLADRTRAMTRNGADSYFLDVDAAGELFRDHSPAHPMTKDRDRANRLARMERLTKKDRLVLGSESAGAWANGVLAFDHGSGTPVADGLWKAERDKEKWGGYTPAKAPGIFFKPAELPADVAKAMYDPAYRVPLYETALHDSLVNTERWELPYDKLPKQKTTRALLAMLYNTPLNFVLDGPSIKERGPELAALQRYFSPLHQAAGTEAMTDFRTLTGDRAVQRTVFGDGVLTVTANFGTKAYQGLPGGCVDAKLKGDAKPRRLCPADVNR from the coding sequence ATGCGCATCACGACCTCACGTCACGCTGCCCGCGCCGTGGCGGTCGCCCTCGCGGCGACCCTCCCGTGCGTCTCCCTCGCCGGCTCCGCCGACGCCGCCCCCGCGCCCTCCCGGGCCGCGACGGCCGGGCCCCGGATCCACGGCGGCCTCGTCGACATCCCCGTACGCGGCGGCACCGCGACCGTCGACACCGCCACCCTGCGGGTGACCGCCCGCGCCGCCGGCGGCGGCACCGCCGAGCTCTCCGCCCCCGCCGCGGGCGCGCTCGGGGCCCCCGGCCGCGTCAGCGCCACCGCCGACGGAGCGCGCTGGGACTACCCGCGTGCCGGACTGTCCGTCACCGCCCGCGCCGACCACGGCCGGCTGCTCGTCTCGGTCAAGGCCGGCGGCACCGCCGACACCACGCTGAACTGGCCGGTCACCGGCGCCGACCGGGCCGCGTCCAGCCTCCAGCTGGCCCGCGGCGAGGGGCTCTCGCTGCCCGTCGCCGACCCCTTCTGGAACTCCCCGCGCGCCGGCCTCGTGGACGGCGAGACGCCCGTGGACTCCGGCCTGTCGCTGCCGCTGTGGGGGTACGGGCTGGGCCCGGGCCGCGGCGTCGGCTACCTGGTGCCCACCGACATCGGCACCACCCTGCGCGTCACCTCCGAGGGCGGCCGGCTGCGGACCGCCGCCGCCCACCGCTTCTCGCGCGGCGAGGGCACCACCGAGTACACCGTCGCCTTCGCCCTCACCGACGGATCCCCGGTCGCCCCCGCCCGCGAGTACCGCGCCTGGCTCGCCGAACACGGTCGGCTCGGCAGCCTCCGCCGCAAGGCCGAGGCCCTGCCCGCCACCAAGAAGCTGCTGGGCGCCTTCCACGCCTACACCTGGGGGCAGGCCCGCACCGCGGACGGCGTCCGCGCGCTGCGCGCGCTCGGCGTGGACCGGATGTGGCTCGGCTACGACGCCGACGACACGCCGATGGACGCCAAGGCGGTCGCCGCGGCGAAGGAGGCGGGCTACCTCGTCGGCCCCTACGACTCGTTCGCCAACGGCCAGGACCCGAAGACCTCCGACGCCCCCACCTCCGTCTGGCCCGGCACGGTCTACCCCGACTTCTGCGTCCGGCGCGCGGACGGCAAGCCGGAGCCGGGCTTCCACGACCGCGGCTGCTACCTCAGCTCCGAGGCGTTCGAGAAGGCCGAGGCGGGCAAGCACTACCTCGCCGACCGCACCCGCGCCATGACGCGGAACGGCGCCGACAGCTACTTCCTCGACGTGGACGCGGCCGGCGAGCTGTTCCGCGACCACAGCCCGGCCCACCCGATGACCAAGGACCGCGACCGCGCCAACCGGCTGGCCCGGATGGAACGGCTGACGAAGAAGGACCGCCTCGTCCTCGGCTCCGAGTCCGCCGGCGCCTGGGCCAACGGCGTCCTCGCCTTCGACCACGGCTCCGGCACCCCGGTGGCCGACGGGCTGTGGAAGGCCGAACGCGACAAGGAGAAGTGGGGCGGCTACACCCCCGCCAAGGCCCCCGGGATCTTCTTCAAGCCCGCCGAACTCCCCGCCGACGTCGCCAAGGCGATGTACGACCCCGCCTACCGCGTCCCCCTGTACGAGACCGCGCTGCACGACTCGCTCGTCAACACCGAGCGCTGGGAACTCCCGTACGACAAGCTCCCGAAGCAGAAGACGACGCGGGCCCTGCTCGCCATGCTCTACAACACCCCGCTCAACTTCGTCCTCGACGGCCCGTCCATCAAGGAGCGGGGACCGGAACTCGCCGCCCTCCAGCGGTACTTCTCGCCCCTGCACCAGGCGGCGGGGACGGAGGCGATGACCGACTTCCGCACGCTCACCGGCGACCGCGCGGTCCAGCGGACGGTCTTCGGCGACGGCGTCCTCACCGTGACGGCCAACTTCGGCACGAAGGCGTACCAGGGCCTGCCGGGCGGCTGCGTGGACGCGAAGCTGAAGGGCGACGCGAAGCCGCGGCGGCTCTGCCCGGCGGACGTCAACCGGTAG
- a CDS encoding FUSC family protein — translation MWRERTMWRRTVEEVAAAGRALRGAWQGPGRERELVVLAFKATLAAVAAWALAAWLLTNTLALMAPWVALLLVRTTVYRSLAQAAQQTLAIALGTVMATAGGMLLGGTLTAMAVVLPVALLAGNWQHFGDQGLAGATSALFTLAGGEWSVDIAVDRVLAALLGAVVGVAVNAFVLPPVSLRSARESIGEVVTECRTILEAMAEGVSEGCDHGRAVGWQERVRRLPRLLAGVRSAIGWAEESARFNPHRRRSELLWRAKPSYEETAHTLEHVVDHLEGLSRTLVEATDPHHPRRLPGPDAARPYGDFLHRVARALCAYGRSVTGGDPAAAREELLRELRGVEEAHGTLRARLAGQASDDPEAIELIGSLLAEARRLTQRLRVPDDAEEAA, via the coding sequence GTGTGGCGAGAGAGAACGATGTGGCGCAGGACGGTGGAAGAGGTCGCGGCGGCGGGGCGGGCGCTGCGGGGGGCCTGGCAGGGGCCGGGCCGGGAACGGGAGCTGGTGGTCCTGGCCTTCAAGGCGACCCTGGCGGCGGTGGCCGCCTGGGCGCTCGCCGCCTGGCTGCTGACGAACACCCTGGCGCTGATGGCTCCCTGGGTGGCGCTGCTGCTGGTCCGGACGACGGTCTACCGGTCGCTCGCGCAGGCGGCCCAGCAGACGCTGGCCATCGCCCTGGGGACGGTCATGGCGACCGCCGGCGGCATGCTGCTGGGCGGGACGCTGACGGCCATGGCCGTGGTGCTGCCGGTGGCCCTGCTGGCCGGGAACTGGCAGCACTTCGGCGACCAGGGGCTGGCGGGCGCCACGTCGGCGCTGTTCACCCTCGCCGGGGGCGAGTGGTCGGTGGACATCGCCGTCGACCGGGTGCTGGCCGCGCTGCTCGGCGCGGTGGTGGGGGTGGCGGTGAACGCGTTCGTCCTGCCGCCGGTCTCGCTGCGCAGCGCCCGGGAGTCCATCGGCGAGGTGGTCACCGAGTGCCGGACGATCCTGGAGGCGATGGCGGAGGGCGTCTCCGAGGGCTGTGACCACGGCCGCGCGGTGGGCTGGCAGGAGCGGGTCAGGCGGCTGCCCCGGCTGCTGGCCGGGGTGCGGTCGGCGATCGGCTGGGCCGAGGAGAGCGCGCGGTTCAACCCGCACCGCCGCCGGAGCGAGCTGCTGTGGCGGGCGAAGCCGTCGTACGAGGAGACCGCGCACACCCTGGAGCACGTCGTCGACCACCTGGAGGGGCTGTCCCGCACCCTGGTCGAGGCCACGGACCCGCACCACCCGCGCCGGCTGCCCGGCCCGGACGCCGCCCGCCCGTACGGCGACTTCCTGCACCGGGTGGCGCGGGCCCTGTGCGCGTACGGCCGCTCGGTGACCGGCGGCGATCCGGCCGCCGCCCGGGAGGAGTTGCTGCGGGAGCTGCGCGGGGTGGAGGAGGCGCACGGGACGCTGCGCGCCCGGCTGGCCGGGCAGGCGTCGGACGATCCCGAGGCCATCGAGCTGATCGGCTCCCTGCTGGCGGAGGCCCGGCGGCTGACGCAGCGGCTGCGGGTGCCGGACGACGCGGAGGAGGCCGCCTGA
- the proP gene encoding glycine betaine/L-proline transporter ProP, with the protein MLRTLLRRSKSSLSIEEVTVADRPEVRRAVSAAALGNMMEWFDFGVYAYVAATLGKVFFPSSSPGAQVISAFATFAAAFLVRPLGGLVFGPLGDRVGRQRVLAATMIMMAVSTFAVGLLPTYGTIGVAAPVLLLLCRLVQGFSTGGEYAGATTYIAEYAPDKRRGFLGSWLDFGTFVGYALGSGLVTVLTAVLGDDGMTDWGWRLPFLLAGPLGLIGLYMRMRLEETPAFRAAAEAGVAPAARDEEAVAEGAEEARQSGHGRLREIFTKHWHAVLICMGLVIVYNVTNYLVTSYLPTYMTETLGKDPTTAQLLILGTMIVVALTITTVGRSSDQWGRRPMFMVGSAAMVALAIPAILLVRAGGVLLPALGCLMLGLLLVVFAGTAASTLPALFPTRMRYGALSVSFNISVSLFGGTTPLVVSALLEQSGDRMIPAYYLMGAGVVGFVSAFFLHETAGKPLRGSGPMVESPEQARRLVARSRTEAGRRARDVWLHLRHPGRAHEESGPPDGPGDGRS; encoded by the coding sequence CTGCTCCGCACGCTGCTGCGGCGGAGCAAGTCGTCCCTGAGCATCGAGGAGGTCACGGTCGCGGACCGCCCGGAGGTCCGCCGTGCCGTGTCCGCCGCGGCGCTCGGGAACATGATGGAGTGGTTCGACTTCGGCGTGTACGCCTATGTGGCGGCCACCCTCGGCAAGGTCTTCTTCCCCTCCAGCTCCCCCGGGGCCCAGGTCATCTCCGCCTTCGCCACCTTCGCCGCCGCCTTCCTCGTCCGCCCGCTGGGCGGGCTGGTGTTCGGGCCGCTCGGCGACCGCGTCGGCCGGCAGCGCGTCCTCGCCGCCACGATGATCATGATGGCGGTCAGCACCTTCGCCGTCGGACTGCTCCCCACCTACGGGACGATCGGCGTCGCCGCGCCCGTCCTGCTGCTGCTCTGCCGCCTGGTGCAGGGCTTCTCGACCGGCGGCGAGTACGCCGGCGCCACCACGTACATCGCCGAGTACGCCCCCGACAAGCGCCGCGGCTTCCTGGGCAGCTGGCTCGACTTCGGCACCTTCGTGGGTTACGCGCTCGGCTCCGGCCTGGTCACCGTGCTCACCGCCGTCCTCGGCGACGACGGGATGACGGACTGGGGCTGGCGGCTGCCCTTCCTGCTCGCCGGCCCGCTCGGTCTGATCGGCCTCTACATGCGGATGAGGCTGGAGGAGACCCCCGCCTTCCGCGCGGCGGCCGAGGCCGGCGTCGCCCCCGCCGCCCGGGACGAGGAGGCGGTGGCCGAGGGCGCCGAGGAGGCCCGCCAGTCCGGCCACGGCCGGCTGCGCGAGATCTTCACCAAGCACTGGCACGCGGTACTGATCTGCATGGGCCTGGTGATCGTCTACAACGTCACCAACTACCTGGTGACGTCCTACCTGCCCACCTACATGACCGAGACCCTCGGCAAGGACCCCACCACGGCCCAGCTGCTGATCCTCGGCACGATGATCGTGGTGGCGCTGACCATCACCACCGTAGGCCGCTCCTCCGACCAGTGGGGGCGCCGGCCGATGTTCATGGTCGGCAGCGCGGCGATGGTCGCCCTGGCGATCCCGGCGATCCTCCTCGTCCGGGCCGGGGGAGTGCTGCTGCCGGCGCTCGGCTGCCTGATGCTGGGGCTGCTGCTCGTCGTCTTCGCCGGCACCGCCGCCTCCACGCTCCCCGCCCTCTTCCCCACCCGGATGCGCTACGGCGCGCTCTCGGTCTCCTTCAACATCTCCGTCTCGCTCTTCGGCGGCACCACCCCGCTGGTGGTCTCCGCGCTGCTGGAGCAGTCGGGGGACCGCATGATCCCCGCCTATTACCTGATGGGCGCGGGTGTCGTCGGCTTCGTCTCCGCGTTCTTCCTGCACGAGACGGCGGGCAAGCCGCTGCGCGGCTCGGGCCCGATGGTGGAGTCGCCGGAGCAGGCCCGCCGCCTGGTCGCCCGCAGCCGTACCGAGGCCGGCCGCCGGGCCAGGGACGTCTGGCTCCACCTGCGCCATCCGGGGCGCGCGCACGAGGAGTCCGGGCCGCCCGACGGGCCGGGGGACGGCCGCTCCTGA
- a CDS encoding ankyrin repeat domain-containing protein produces MPEPTSGPEPAAPAPGPAEPAHDPEVLQLAAKVFDLARHGDTDTLAAYVDAGVPPNLTNDRGDTLVMLAAYHGHPRTVAALLDRGADPNRANDRGQTPLAGAVFKSEDEVVRLLVEHGADPAAGVPSAVETAGMFGRQDLLELFRGA; encoded by the coding sequence ATGCCCGAGCCGACGTCCGGCCCCGAGCCCGCCGCGCCCGCCCCCGGCCCCGCCGAACCCGCGCACGACCCCGAGGTGCTCCAGCTCGCGGCCAAGGTCTTCGACCTGGCCCGGCACGGGGACACCGACACCCTCGCCGCCTACGTGGACGCCGGGGTGCCGCCGAACCTGACCAACGACCGGGGCGACACCCTCGTGATGCTCGCCGCCTACCACGGGCACCCCCGGACCGTCGCCGCCCTGCTGGACCGCGGCGCCGACCCCAACCGGGCCAACGACCGCGGGCAGACGCCGCTGGCCGGCGCGGTCTTCAAGTCCGAGGACGAGGTCGTCCGGCTGCTCGTCGAGCACGGCGCCGATCCGGCGGCCGGGGTGCCGTCGGCGGTGGAGACGGCCGGCATGTTCGGCCGGCAGGACCTGCTGGAGCTGTTCCGGGGCGCCTAG
- a CDS encoding PLP-dependent aminotransferase family protein → MSQWTASVGAQQLARLLDAQGGGPEARGGVTPLNGRRTPAYRSLADRVRLLVLEGRVPVAARLPAERELATALSVSRTTVAAAYEALRGEGFLESRRGAGSWTAVPAGSPLPTRALDPLPPETAGSMIDLGCAALTAPEPWLTQAFQGALEELPPYAHTHGDYPAGLPALRRALADRYTARGIPTMPEQIMVTTGAMGAVAAIGRLLAGRGERVAVESPSYANVLQLLREAGARLVPVGMADRLGGWDLPAWRQVLRDAAPRLAYVIADFHNPTGALAPEAQRRELVEAARSAGTVLVADETMTDLALEPGLAMPRPVCAFDPAGSTVVTVGSASKSFWAGLRIGWVRAAPEVIRSLVAARAYADLGTPVLEQLAVTRLLDTGGWEEAVAARRAEVLDSRNAVVAALEARLPDWEFTVPKGGLTLWVRTGGLSGSRIAQVGERLGVRVPSGPRFGVDGAFEGYVRLPFTVAGPVADEAVSRLAEAARLVASGAPVAADAPRTFVA, encoded by the coding sequence GTGAGTCAGTGGACCGCCTCAGTGGGGGCGCAGCAGCTCGCGCGTCTTCTGGACGCCCAGGGCGGCGGCCCCGAAGCGCGCGGCGGGGTGACGCCCCTCAACGGCCGCCGCACCCCCGCCTACCGTTCGCTCGCCGACCGCGTCCGGCTGCTCGTCCTGGAGGGCCGGGTGCCGGTGGCCGCCCGGCTGCCCGCCGAACGGGAGCTCGCCACGGCCCTGTCCGTCAGCCGGACCACCGTCGCCGCGGCCTACGAGGCGCTGCGCGGCGAGGGGTTCCTGGAATCCCGGCGCGGGGCCGGCAGCTGGACCGCCGTGCCCGCCGGGAGCCCGCTGCCCACCCGGGCGCTGGACCCGCTGCCGCCGGAGACCGCCGGGTCGATGATCGATCTGGGCTGCGCCGCGCTGACCGCGCCCGAGCCCTGGCTGACCCAGGCGTTCCAGGGAGCGCTGGAGGAACTGCCGCCCTACGCGCACACCCACGGCGACTACCCCGCCGGCCTTCCCGCCCTGCGCCGGGCCCTCGCCGACCGCTACACCGCGCGCGGCATCCCCACCATGCCCGAGCAGATCATGGTGACCACCGGGGCGATGGGCGCCGTCGCCGCCATCGGCCGGCTGCTGGCCGGGCGCGGTGAGCGGGTGGCCGTCGAGTCACCGTCGTACGCCAATGTCCTTCAGCTGCTGCGTGAGGCCGGGGCCCGGCTCGTACCCGTCGGCATGGCCGACCGGCTCGGCGGCTGGGACCTGCCCGCCTGGCGCCAGGTCCTGCGGGACGCCGCCCCCCGGCTGGCCTACGTGATCGCCGACTTCCACAACCCCACCGGCGCCCTCGCCCCCGAGGCCCAGCGGCGCGAACTCGTCGAGGCGGCGCGGTCCGCCGGCACCGTACTGGTCGCCGACGAGACCATGACCGACCTCGCCCTGGAACCCGGGCTGGCCATGCCCCGCCCCGTCTGCGCCTTCGACCCGGCCGGCAGCACGGTGGTCACCGTGGGCTCCGCCAGCAAGTCGTTCTGGGCCGGGCTGCGGATCGGCTGGGTACGCGCCGCCCCCGAAGTGATCCGCAGCCTGGTCGCGGCCCGCGCCTATGCCGACCTGGGCACCCCCGTACTGGAACAGCTCGCCGTCACCCGGCTGCTGGACACCGGCGGTTGGGAGGAGGCCGTCGCCGCCCGCCGCGCCGAAGTGCTCGACAGCCGGAACGCGGTCGTCGCGGCGCTCGAAGCGCGGCTGCCCGACTGGGAGTTCACCGTCCCGAAGGGCGGCCTCACCCTGTGGGTACGCACCGGGGGACTGTCCGGCTCGCGGATCGCCCAGGTCGGCGAACGGCTGGGGGTACGCGTGCCGTCCGGTCCGCGGTTCGGGGTGGACGGCGCCTTCGAAGGGTACGTACGGCTGCCGTTCACCGTCGCCGGGCCGGTCGCCGACGAGGCGGTGTCCCGGCTCGCCGAGGCCGCCCGCCTGGTGGCCAGCGGCGCTCCCGTGGCGGCCGACGCGCCGCGCACGTTCGTGGCCTGA
- a CDS encoding YczE/YyaS/YitT family protein, with product MPTPTRAAATAVAGRLVRLYAGLALYGASAGLQLRAGLGLPPWDVLNQGVARHAGISIGTASILIGVLVLLLWIPLRQRPGLGTVSNVLVIGLTLDTTLGLVPVQHSLWTRIPLLAFAVVLCGAATGLYISARFGAGPRDGLMTGLHRRTGRSVRLVRTCIEVAVLATGFALGGSVGAGTVLFAVTIGPLAQFFLRLFAPASGTPAVGAPAPGAPAAGGETAPTAVGTAGA from the coding sequence GTGCCCACACCGACACGGGCCGCTGCGACGGCCGTCGCCGGCCGTCTCGTCCGGCTCTACGCGGGTCTGGCGCTCTACGGGGCGAGCGCGGGGCTGCAACTGCGGGCGGGGCTCGGCCTGCCGCCCTGGGACGTGCTCAACCAGGGCGTGGCCCGGCACGCCGGGATATCGATCGGCACGGCGTCGATCCTCATCGGCGTGCTGGTGCTGCTGCTGTGGATCCCGCTGCGGCAGCGCCCGGGGCTGGGCACGGTGTCCAACGTGCTGGTGATCGGCCTGACGCTGGACACGACCCTGGGCCTGGTCCCCGTACAGCACTCGCTCTGGACGCGGATCCCGCTGCTGGCCTTCGCCGTGGTGCTGTGCGGCGCGGCCACCGGGCTGTACATATCGGCCCGCTTCGGGGCGGGCCCGCGCGACGGGCTGATGACCGGGCTGCACCGCAGGACGGGCCGCTCGGTGCGGCTGGTGCGCACCTGCATCGAGGTGGCGGTGCTGGCGACGGGCTTCGCGCTGGGCGGTTCGGTGGGCGCCGGGACGGTACTCTTCGCGGTGACGATCGGCCCGCTCGCCCAGTTCTTCCTGCGCCTCTTCGCGCCGGCTTCCGGCACACCGGCCGTCGGCGCACCGGCTCCCGGCGCTCCGGCGGCGGGCGGGGAGACCGCTCCGACGGCCGTCGGGACGGCCGGAGCCTGA
- a CDS encoding RNA polymerase-binding protein RbpA, giving the protein MSERALRGTRLVVTSYETDRGIDLAPRQAVEYACPNGHRFEMPFSVEAEIPPEWECKACGAVALLVDGDGPEEKKGKPARTHWDMLMERRTREELEEVLAERLAVLRSGAMNIAVHPRDTRKSA; this is encoded by the coding sequence ATGAGTGAGCGAGCTCTCCGCGGCACGCGACTTGTGGTGACCAGCTACGAGACCGACCGCGGCATCGATCTGGCCCCGCGCCAGGCGGTGGAGTACGCATGCCCGAACGGCCATCGATTCGAGATGCCGTTCTCTGTAGAGGCGGAGATTCCGCCGGAGTGGGAGTGCAAGGCGTGCGGCGCCGTCGCACTTCTGGTGGACGGCGACGGACCCGAGGAGAAGAAGGGCAAGCCCGCGCGTACGCACTGGGACATGCTCATGGAGCGGCGCACCCGCGAGGAGTTGGAGGAGGTGCTGGCCGAGAGGCTGGCGGTCCTGCGCTCCGGCGCCATGAACATCGCCGTGCATCCGCGGGACACCCGCAAGTCGGCCTGA